One window of Chloracidobacterium sp. genomic DNA carries:
- a CDS encoding DUF2158 domain-containing protein gives MNTEAHNKQEAIALLDAARHSIGVGTLVTLKTGGPAMVVSERSAEKAHTIWHADSGELCQFWFPICVLKVKP, from the coding sequence ATGAACACAGAAGCCCACAACAAGCAGGAGGCCATAGCCCTGCTGGACGCGGCAAGGCACAGCATCGGGGTCGGCACCCTCGTGACCCTCAAGACGGGCGGTCCTGCCATGGTTGTCTCTGAGCGGTCAGCAGAAAAGGCACATACGATTTGGCACGCAGACAGCGGTGAGCTTTGCCAGTTCTGGTTTCCGATCTGCGTGCTCAAGGTGAAGCCATGA
- a CDS encoding site-specific DNA-methyltransferase, which translates to MFVPLLRAIADRVVITPGISNLWEYPKADWVASWTYSTTATYGFLGYNQWQPIIYYGQDVKGFGSVNGVLKADRIQVNGFATKDFTDDCGGHTCPKPLAFVSAEVRRFSNEAQTILDPFMGSGTTGVACVKLGRKFIGIEIDPGISRRLSRRIEAAYAQPDFFVEAERRNRQSKCCWR; encoded by the coding sequence CTGTTCGTGCCGTTGCTTCGTGCCATTGCCGACCGCGTGGTGATCACCCCCGGAATATCAAATTTGTGGGAGTACCCTAAAGCTGATTGGGTGGCTTCGTGGACTTACAGCACAACGGCAACATATGGGTTTCTTGGCTACAACCAATGGCAGCCTATAATTTATTACGGGCAGGACGTTAAAGGATTTGGCTCCGTAAACGGCGTGCTGAAGGCAGATCGCATCCAAGTAAACGGGTTTGCAACTAAGGACTTTACGGACGATTGCGGGGGTCACACTTGTCCCAAGCCATTGGCGTTTGTATCTGCCGAAGTGCGGCGTTTTTCGAACGAAGCACAAACCATCCTCGACCCTTTCATGGGTTCCGGCACTACTGGCGTTGCCTGTGTGAAGCTCGGCAGGAAGTTCATCGGCATTGAGATTGATCCGGGTATTTCGAGACGGCTTTCAAGGCGCATCGAAGCCGCCTACGCGCAGCCAGATTTCTTTGTCGAAGCAGAGAGAAGAAACCGGCAGAGCAAATGCTGTTGGAGATAA
- a CDS encoding 3'-5' exoribonuclease translates to MKFWFDTEFIEDGRTIDLLSIGIVAEDGREFYCEFDVDHRRASQWVKDNVIVHLTGEPVYSRSVAAKLITEFCGEKPEIWAYYADYDWVALCQLFGTMMDLPSGWPMFCRDLKQLAEDIPLPQHGKGEHNALADARWTRDAWLHLKRKKAA, encoded by the coding sequence ATGAAGTTTTGGTTTGACACTGAATTCATCGAAGACGGGCGCACGATTGATCTATTGAGCATCGGCATCGTTGCGGAAGACGGGCGAGAATTCTATTGCGAGTTCGACGTTGACCATCGGCGCGCAAGCCAGTGGGTGAAAGATAACGTTATTGTTCACCTAACGGGGGAGCCCGTTTACAGCCGGTCGGTGGCAGCTAAGCTGATAACTGAGTTCTGCGGAGAGAAACCAGAAATCTGGGCCTACTATGCAGATTACGACTGGGTTGCTCTATGCCAGTTATTCGGAACGATGATGGACCTACCAAGTGGATGGCCCATGTTCTGCCGAGATCTAAAACAACTTGCAGAAGACATCCCTCTTCCACAGCACGGCAAGGGCGAACACAACGCGCTTGCTGATGCGCGGTGGACGCGCGATGCGTGGTTGCATCTGAAAAGAAAAAAGGCTGCATGA
- the terL gene encoding phage terminase large subunit, translated as MQSLQISPAQAATELLRRRHARRGLIDFTCYTNRSYQAAAHHRLIAEKLEAIERGEIDRLMINMPPRHGKSELGSRRFPAWFLGRNPSATIMSASYNLDKAEEFGGEVRDIVRSHTYRNLFPEVELKEDTRAKGFWRTSHGGFYISAGVGTALTGRGTVGPIVLIDDPLKDRAEADSERHRETVKQWYSSVVLSRFPKAVIVVQTRWHEDDLTGWLLSEQAKGGDQWEILELPAIGTDGKALWPEFYPLDVLERVKRSTIPRDWSALYQQRPAPDEGDYFKRDWFRWYEEKPKHLRIYGASDYAVTEGDGDYTVHIVVGVDPDDNLYVLDLWRGQTTSDKWISSLLDMVKQWKPLMWVEEQGQIIKSIGPFLEKRMREERTYCRREQVTSSNDKPTRSRSIQARSAMGRVYLPSKASWVADFTSELLMFPAAKHDDQVDAFGLIGRMLDELIPASVPAIRHAEARKDYRSMNRDTGGDSWKTL; from the coding sequence ATGCAGAGCTTGCAAATATCGCCAGCACAGGCCGCAACGGAACTTCTACGCAGACGCCACGCTCGTCGCGGGCTAATTGACTTCACTTGTTACACTAACCGCAGCTATCAGGCCGCAGCCCATCACAGGCTCATTGCTGAGAAGCTAGAGGCCATCGAGCGCGGTGAGATAGACCGGCTCATGATCAACATGCCACCGCGGCATGGCAAGTCTGAGCTAGGTTCCCGCCGATTCCCGGCATGGTTCTTGGGGCGCAACCCGTCCGCAACGATCATGTCAGCAAGCTACAACCTGGACAAAGCCGAAGAGTTCGGCGGCGAAGTTCGCGATATTGTTAGGTCCCACACGTATCGAAACCTATTCCCTGAAGTCGAGCTTAAGGAAGACACAAGGGCAAAGGGTTTCTGGCGTACCAGCCATGGGGGGTTCTATATTTCGGCTGGCGTGGGAACGGCGCTCACTGGACGAGGCACGGTAGGTCCAATCGTGTTGATTGACGACCCGCTGAAAGACAGAGCCGAAGCGGATAGCGAGCGCCATCGCGAGACAGTAAAGCAGTGGTATTCCTCTGTTGTGCTGTCTCGCTTCCCCAAAGCCGTCATTGTGGTTCAGACCCGATGGCACGAAGACGACCTAACAGGCTGGCTATTGTCAGAGCAGGCCAAGGGCGGGGATCAATGGGAGATACTAGAGCTTCCCGCCATTGGAACGGATGGAAAGGCCTTATGGCCTGAGTTCTATCCGCTTGACGTGCTTGAACGTGTGAAGCGTTCCACCATCCCGCGCGATTGGTCTGCGCTCTATCAGCAGCGGCCCGCGCCGGATGAAGGCGACTACTTCAAGCGCGACTGGTTCCGCTGGTACGAAGAGAAGCCCAAGCACTTGCGCATCTATGGGGCATCTGACTACGCGGTCACTGAAGGCGATGGCGACTACACGGTTCATATCGTCGTGGGCGTCGATCCAGACGATAATCTTTACGTTCTGGACCTGTGGCGTGGTCAGACCACATCGGACAAGTGGATTTCGTCACTGCTCGATATGGTGAAGCAGTGGAAGCCGCTGATGTGGGTTGAGGAACAGGGGCAGATCATCAAGTCTATTGGCCCGTTCCTAGAAAAGCGCATGAGAGAAGAGCGGACGTATTGCCGGCGCGAGCAGGTTACGTCTTCAAATGACAAGCCGACGCGCTCGCGTTCAATCCAAGCCCGCTCAGCCATGGGCCGCGTGTACCTGCCAAGCAAAGCGTCTTGGGTTGCGGACTTTACATCAGAATTGCTGATGTTTCCTGCAGCCAAGCACGACGACCAAGTTGACGCCTTTGGCCTGATTGGCCGGATGCTCGATGAACTGATACCAGCCTCAGTGCCGGCCATTAGACACGCCGAAGCCCGCAAGGATTACCGATCAATGAACCGCGACACAGGGGGTGACAGTTGGAAAACGCTTTAA
- a CDS encoding recombinase family protein — protein sequence MQEQALLKAGVRPNNLHVEKVSAASAKRHKLEWSLSTLREGDVLVVWKMDRIARSLLDLIGRMKQIEAAGAQFRSLTEQIDTRTPGGRLIFHVLGALAEFERDLVRERTRAGVKNAMASGTRFGVEPKLSPKQVAQAQKMRDAGMSAGKIAEHFNVSRPTIYAWTVGKSK from the coding sequence ATGCAAGAGCAGGCGTTGCTCAAAGCTGGCGTAAGGCCGAACAACTTGCACGTTGAGAAGGTCTCAGCCGCGAGTGCCAAGCGGCACAAACTGGAATGGTCGCTGTCAACGCTTCGAGAGGGCGACGTGCTTGTGGTTTGGAAGATGGACCGCATTGCCCGGTCCCTGTTGGACCTTATTGGACGCATGAAGCAGATTGAAGCGGCTGGCGCGCAATTCCGCAGCCTAACGGAACAGATAGATACTCGCACGCCGGGCGGCAGGCTGATCTTTCATGTGCTCGGGGCGCTGGCAGAATTTGAACGTGATCTAGTCCGCGAGCGTACACGAGCAGGCGTTAAGAACGCGATGGCGTCGGGAACGCGGTTCGGGGTTGAACCCAAGCTAAGCCCGAAGCAAGTAGCACAAGCGCAGAAAATGCGGGACGCTGGCATGTCGGCTGGCAAGATCGCAGAACACTTTAACGTCTCACGTCCAACGATCTACGCTTGGACCGTGGGCAAGTCGAAATAG
- a CDS encoding HNH endonuclease produces the protein MTRTHKDEFSKATKLSAWHRCGGFCECGCGQKIISGNVEYDHRLPVALGGDSSVGNCVVLRTRCHLTKTVGFDRPAIDKAVRVKEKNAGLRKPRGRPMPGTKASGLRKRMDGSVEKR, from the coding sequence ATGACCCGCACCCACAAAGACGAGTTCAGCAAGGCAACAAAGCTCTCAGCTTGGCACCGCTGCGGCGGGTTCTGCGAGTGCGGATGCGGGCAGAAGATCATTTCTGGCAACGTCGAATACGACCACAGATTACCCGTTGCGCTTGGTGGTGATAGCAGCGTTGGGAACTGCGTTGTTCTTCGCACCAGATGCCACCTGACAAAGACAGTCGGATTTGATCGGCCCGCAATTGACAAGGCCGTCCGTGTGAAAGAAAAGAACGCCGGTCTCCGCAAGCCTAGGGGCCGCCCGATGCCGGGCACGAAGGCGAGCGGGCTCCGCAAACGAATGGACGGGAGCGTTGAGAAGCGATGA
- a CDS encoding terminase small subunit, with amino-acid sequence MTPKQEAFARAYVETGNASEAYRRSYDAGNMKDNVVTQKAYELLNHGEVSVMVETLKAKAQKKHDITVEKLTEMALEAYKESKRISNTGQMQTASMVKAAEFLGKLHGLVIEKREITHKESVEDIPDAELANIASTGRNGTSTQTPRSSRAN; translated from the coding sequence CTGACACCTAAGCAGGAAGCCTTTGCCCGCGCCTACGTTGAGACCGGCAATGCCAGCGAGGCTTATAGGCGCTCATACGATGCCGGAAACATGAAAGACAACGTGGTAACGCAGAAGGCCTACGAGTTGCTTAACCACGGTGAGGTTTCGGTTATGGTCGAAACACTCAAAGCTAAGGCTCAGAAGAAGCACGATATCACCGTCGAAAAGCTCACTGAGATGGCGCTTGAAGCCTACAAAGAAAGTAAGCGCATTTCCAACACGGGGCAAATGCAGACGGCTTCCATGGTCAAAGCTGCTGAGTTCCTAGGGAAGCTGCACGGCCTAGTCATCGAAAAGAGAGAAATCACACACAAGGAAAGCGTTGAAGATATCCCAGATGCAGAGCTTGCAAATATCGCCAGCACAGGCCGCAACGGAACTTCTACGCAGACGCCACGCTCGTCGCGGGCTAATTGA
- a CDS encoding MarR family transcriptional regulator: MTTIADIKRTLAMAHRQFEEAMVNELTFSQYQILDAVRSAKGTPNQTDIIDATLIDRSTSSDIIRRLCNRGLLNRKRNKDDAREYLLTVSKEGFDMLSVADKHLRRIERSLSLKEAA, from the coding sequence ATGACCACGATCGCAGACATCAAGCGCACTTTGGCTATGGCTCACCGCCAGTTCGAAGAGGCGATGGTCAACGAACTTACGTTTTCCCAATATCAGATTCTTGACGCCGTTCGCAGCGCCAAAGGCACGCCGAACCAGACCGACATTATCGACGCCACGCTGATTGATCGGTCGACCTCTAGCGACATCATTCGCCGGCTGTGTAATCGCGGTCTTTTGAACCGCAAGCGCAACAAAGACGACGCGCGCGAATACCTGCTGACGGTTAGCAAGGAGGGCTTCGACATGCTGTCCGTAGCCGACAAGCACTTGCGGCGCATTGAGCGGTCGCTGTCGCTGAAAGAAGCGGCATGA
- a CDS encoding DUF4043 family protein, with the protein MATTSVLSGLDLTKWRPRFIGEYIRDSGFEPYMGDSEMDIIHVVNDLETSGYNIRIPLMGRLQGDGVSGNTSLSGAEEQLDQYYQDIYWEYYRNAVTATKKERKKSFIDFMTAARPRLKEWSAEKIKYQIIDSFHKMSDGTKFSDASAATRNTFAANNVDRILFGVTQANYSATHATGLTAIDNTSDKLSTSMASLARFMARQARPMIRPFKTGTGGREYFVMFCHPLGFRDLKADSAMIAANRDARSREGSGMDNNPLFQDGDLIYDGIIFREIPEFYQPRVGTTANPETTFSNGTIVCGASFLCGAQSLGYVNKQMAMPTTKAEDDYGFVDGVGIEFAHGIDKLRWQNNVNGPNNGKDVGIVTVYHAAVA; encoded by the coding sequence ATGGCAACTACGAGTGTGCTGTCAGGCCTGGACCTGACCAAATGGCGCCCCCGGTTCATCGGCGAATACATCCGCGACAGCGGATTTGAACCGTACATGGGCGACAGCGAAATGGATATTATCCATGTCGTGAACGACCTAGAAACCTCGGGCTATAACATCCGCATTCCGCTGATGGGCCGCCTGCAGGGCGATGGCGTATCCGGCAATACGTCGCTGTCAGGTGCTGAAGAGCAGCTTGATCAGTATTACCAGGACATCTACTGGGAATACTACCGCAACGCGGTGACCGCGACCAAGAAGGAACGCAAGAAGTCTTTCATTGACTTCATGACGGCGGCGCGCCCGCGTCTCAAGGAATGGTCTGCCGAGAAGATCAAGTACCAGATCATCGACAGCTTCCATAAGATGAGCGACGGCACGAAGTTCTCGGACGCGAGTGCAGCAACGCGCAACACGTTTGCCGCCAATAACGTTGATCGCATTCTGTTCGGTGTGACGCAGGCCAACTATTCGGCCACGCACGCAACCGGCCTGACTGCTATCGATAACACGTCTGACAAGCTGTCTACGTCAATGGCCTCGCTGGCTCGCTTCATGGCGCGTCAGGCCCGCCCAATGATCCGTCCTTTCAAAACGGGGACGGGTGGTCGCGAATACTTCGTCATGTTCTGCCATCCGCTTGGATTCCGCGACCTCAAGGCTGATAGCGCCATGATCGCAGCTAACCGTGACGCGCGCTCGCGTGAGGGTTCCGGCATGGATAACAACCCGCTGTTTCAGGACGGCGATCTTATCTATGACGGCATCATTTTCCGCGAGATTCCTGAATTCTACCAGCCGCGCGTTGGCACGACGGCCAACCCTGAAACGACCTTCTCGAATGGCACCATTGTTTGCGGTGCTTCGTTCCTGTGCGGCGCTCAGTCTCTTGGCTATGTCAACAAGCAGATGGCTATGCCCACCACGAAAGCCGAAGACGATTATGGCTTCGTTGACGGTGTTGGCATCGAGTTTGCTCACGGCATCGATAAGCTGCGCTGGCAGAACAACGTCAACGGACCCAATAACGGCAAGGACGTTGGCATTGTCACCGTCTATCACGCCGCTGTGGCCTAA
- a CDS encoding DUF2312 domain-containing protein, whose product MTNNHEATYAKQASVIMADIAKLNEDLKDVLGSAKDAGFNPARIRKAAREMLMDTDKREKLYEAEHQLDLLRDALNLTTTTRILEAAE is encoded by the coding sequence ATGACCAACAACCACGAAGCTACCTACGCCAAGCAGGCCTCAGTCATCATGGCGGATATTGCAAAGCTCAATGAGGACCTGAAAGACGTTCTCGGCTCTGCAAAGGACGCTGGTTTTAACCCCGCGCGGATACGCAAGGCCGCTCGCGAAATGCTGATGGACACCGACAAGCGAGAAAAACTCTACGAGGCAGAGCACCAGCTTGATTTGCTGAGAGACGCACTCAACCTCACCACGACAACGCGAATTTTGGAGGCGGCAGAATGA